The following are from one region of the Rhodopirellula sp. P2 genome:
- a CDS encoding NAD(P)H-hydrate epimerase, translated as MNPVLQLPPMTCEQVRQIDQVAMQQFHMPGIVLMENAGRGAAECIDEIAPAGSVLILCGKGNNGGDGFTIARHLQLAGREVTILAMAKIDELHGDAAIQAKIAEAAGIKIQVLGEASAKECFPAADILVDGLLGTGAKPPLRGRYLEVVEAANAASAIRIALDIPTGMNGDTGATGEPTFHADHTLTFAAPKVGFAKQDAVRCTGQVHVISIGVPQKLLRQFSA; from the coding sequence ATGAATCCAGTTCTCCAACTGCCGCCGATGACCTGCGAACAAGTCCGTCAGATTGACCAGGTGGCGATGCAGCAATTTCATATGCCCGGCATCGTGTTGATGGAAAATGCCGGACGCGGCGCGGCGGAATGCATCGACGAAATCGCCCCCGCTGGCAGCGTGTTGATCCTGTGCGGCAAAGGCAACAACGGTGGCGACGGATTCACGATCGCGCGACATTTGCAGTTGGCCGGCCGTGAGGTCACGATCCTGGCGATGGCAAAAATCGACGAACTGCACGGCGATGCGGCGATTCAAGCCAAAATCGCGGAAGCCGCGGGGATCAAAATCCAGGTCCTCGGCGAGGCGTCCGCAAAGGAATGTTTTCCAGCGGCGGACATCCTCGTCGATGGATTGCTGGGCACCGGGGCCAAGCCGCCACTGCGTGGTCGCTACCTCGAGGTCGTGGAGGCGGCCAACGCAGCCTCGGCGATCCGGATTGCGCTGGACATTCCGACCGGAATGAATGGCGACACGGGAGCAACGGGCGAGCCAACCTTCCACGCCGATCACACGCTGACCTTCGCTGCGCCGAAAGTGGGTTTTGCCAAGCAAGACGCAGTTCGTTGCACCGGCCAGGTCCACGTGATTTCGATTGGCGTCCCTCAGAAACTGTTGCGTCAATTCAGTGCGTGA
- a CDS encoding glycosyltransferase family 4 protein, whose amino-acid sequence MNHPQNHASGVEDSTGFDRAPEVFVTNFHRRFTGVSATANAVVSGQKSRLKLCLVGDPLPDAPEPLSYRKALRSSFQRPSNRPFSIWHVRRNMEMSAAIFARDVLRLPIRIVFTSAAIRRHSAFPRALISRMDAVVATTETAGAFVPNLASVVPHGVDTQKFTPADDRVAAWQATGLPGKHGIGIVGRVRAEKGTDLFVESMCELLPQNPDFTAVVIGRAKPEDSAFEKALKAKIDACGLTDRIVFIGEVPSHELPTWMRSLSLLVAPARYEGYGMTALEALSSGVPVVAADTGVYASVIDEGVTGHVVPIGDREKLRQSIQAMLQDPSRLQVAGQLGRSFAVNSLSLNNEIDGYQQVYDRLWAGESFRARHAA is encoded by the coding sequence ATGAATCACCCTCAAAATCACGCTTCCGGCGTCGAAGATTCGACAGGCTTCGATCGAGCCCCGGAGGTCTTCGTGACCAATTTTCATCGCCGATTCACTGGTGTTTCCGCGACCGCGAATGCGGTTGTCTCCGGCCAAAAATCCCGTCTGAAGCTGTGTTTGGTCGGCGACCCTCTCCCGGACGCTCCCGAGCCGCTCAGTTATCGCAAAGCCCTTCGTTCCAGTTTTCAACGGCCTTCGAATCGTCCGTTTTCGATCTGGCATGTGCGACGCAACATGGAGATGAGTGCGGCGATCTTCGCTCGCGATGTCCTGCGGTTGCCCATTCGAATCGTGTTCACGTCGGCGGCGATCCGCCGTCACTCGGCGTTCCCACGAGCCCTGATTTCACGGATGGATGCGGTCGTCGCAACCACCGAAACCGCCGGGGCTTTCGTTCCGAACTTGGCCTCGGTCGTGCCGCACGGGGTCGACACCCAGAAATTCACGCCGGCCGACGATCGCGTGGCAGCTTGGCAGGCGACCGGTTTGCCTGGCAAACACGGCATCGGCATCGTCGGTCGTGTGCGAGCCGAAAAGGGGACTGATTTGTTCGTGGAATCGATGTGCGAACTGCTGCCCCAAAATCCCGATTTCACCGCCGTCGTGATCGGACGTGCCAAACCAGAGGACTCAGCCTTTGAGAAGGCTTTGAAAGCCAAGATCGACGCTTGCGGGCTGACCGATCGCATTGTGTTCATCGGCGAAGTCCCCAGTCACGAGCTGCCAACTTGGATGCGAAGTCTGTCGCTGCTGGTCGCACCGGCCCGCTACGAGGGCTACGGCATGACCGCGCTGGAGGCGCTGTCCAGTGGCGTTCCTGTTGTTGCGGCCGACACCGGTGTCTATGCCTCTGTGATTGACGAGGGTGTGACGGGCCATGTCGTCCCGATCGGCGATCGCGAGAAGCTCCGACAATCCATCCAGGCAATGCTCCAGGATCCAAGCCGGCTCCAAGTTGCTGGCCAGTTGGGCCGATCCTTCGCCGTCAACTCGCTCAGCCTGAACAACGAGATCGACGGCTACCAGCAAGTCTACGACCGCCTCTGGGCTGGTGAATCCTTTCGTGCTCGCCACGCTGCCTGA
- a CDS encoding Trx7/PDZ domain-containing (seleno)protein, whose product MSRFLTVRAFARTAVFLAAGLASLADLHQANAKEANAKEDRETIVRNDRERVLATGYWIYNDLDAAYEQARQSGKPILVVLRCLPCEECVKLDDDLVEGDPELKRLLDQYVRVRVVGTNGLDLNVFQYDTDQSFAVFMLNADKTVYGRFGTRSHRTEWLGDVSLEGMAAALRGSLKLHEAYPANRESLAGKTGDPLEFVSPEKYPTLTDRPDHLDYAGQVAKSCIHCHQIGEARRDYYWQKGESIPEEVLHPYPHPKSIGLVLDARYPARVKSVAEGSAAAKAGFQVGDDLLSIHSQPLVSMADVQWALNQVPASGAEVEIQTKRGDQARTLTLSLPEGWRRWDDSSWRVSSWMMRRIAGGGMRLLPLDESERQELHLRSPMALRVANVGKYGLHATAHKAGVRVDDILIEYDGKSDLTREADIFDHVNEQHRPGDRISMKFLRDGRVRTVEIPIQK is encoded by the coding sequence ATGAGCCGCTTTCTCACAGTGCGCGCGTTCGCACGGACCGCCGTGTTTCTCGCGGCGGGTTTGGCCTCGCTGGCCGATCTTCATCAAGCCAATGCGAAAGAGGCCAATGCGAAAGAGGATCGGGAAACGATCGTTCGCAATGACCGGGAACGAGTGCTGGCGACCGGGTATTGGATTTACAACGACCTGGACGCGGCTTACGAACAAGCCCGCCAGTCCGGCAAACCAATCTTGGTTGTTTTGCGTTGCCTGCCCTGCGAAGAGTGCGTCAAGCTGGACGACGACTTGGTCGAAGGCGATCCCGAGCTGAAGCGTCTGCTCGACCAATACGTTCGCGTTCGTGTGGTCGGCACCAATGGCTTGGATTTGAATGTGTTTCAGTACGACACGGATCAGTCCTTTGCTGTCTTCATGCTCAACGCTGACAAAACGGTTTACGGCCGCTTTGGAACGCGGTCACATCGCACCGAATGGCTGGGCGATGTTTCCTTGGAAGGGATGGCTGCGGCGCTTCGAGGGAGCTTGAAACTGCACGAAGCCTACCCTGCCAATCGTGAATCCCTGGCGGGCAAGACCGGTGATCCGTTGGAGTTTGTTTCTCCGGAAAAGTACCCCACGCTAACGGACCGGCCCGATCACCTCGATTACGCTGGGCAAGTCGCAAAGAGCTGCATCCATTGCCATCAAATTGGCGAGGCCCGGCGTGATTACTACTGGCAGAAAGGGGAGTCGATCCCGGAAGAAGTGCTGCATCCTTACCCGCATCCCAAATCGATTGGGTTGGTGCTCGACGCACGGTACCCGGCTCGCGTGAAGAGCGTTGCCGAAGGATCGGCGGCTGCGAAAGCCGGCTTTCAAGTTGGCGATGATTTGCTGAGCATTCATTCGCAGCCCTTGGTTTCGATGGCGGACGTGCAGTGGGCTCTCAACCAAGTTCCGGCCTCAGGTGCCGAGGTGGAGATCCAAACCAAACGTGGCGATCAAGCACGGACGCTCACGTTGTCCCTGCCAGAGGGCTGGCGGCGATGGGACGATTCGTCTTGGCGAGTTTCGTCGTGGATGATGCGGCGGATCGCTGGTGGGGGAATGCGTTTGCTGCCTCTGGACGAAAGCGAGCGGCAGGAGCTCCATTTGCGATCGCCGATGGCACTCCGAGTTGCCAATGTTGGTAAATATGGACTTCACGCGACCGCTCACAAGGCTGGCGTGCGCGTCGACGATATTCTGATTGAATACGACGGCAAATCGGATTTGACTCGCGAGGCCGACATCTTCGATCACGTGAACGAGCAGCATCGCCCGGGTGACCGTATTTCGATGAAGTTTCTTCGCGATGGCCGCGTACGAACGGTTGAAATTCCCATTCAGAAGTGA
- a CDS encoding FkbM family methyltransferase yields the protein MPKKTVGQRIAQLLRKPWKTLTNSRYRDFRRAYNQFRSDGIPTKRYEFDDLGSNSIVLDLGGFRGEWADDIHARYGATVHVFEPHPRFASELQAKYAGHSHIHVHAVALSSSDGELILSDTGDASSAIREGEKSISGRRVEAGAYLQSIGVEHADLMKVNIEGGEYDILPHLASLGWLPRIETIQVQFHDLSASSDDDRNSIRRDLAQSHGEDWCYPFVWEQWSKPADVIQMPQRAA from the coding sequence ATGCCCAAGAAAACAGTCGGACAACGAATCGCTCAGCTCCTTCGTAAACCGTGGAAGACCCTGACCAACTCACGTTACCGCGATTTCCGACGGGCTTACAACCAATTCCGGAGCGACGGGATCCCCACCAAGCGATACGAGTTTGATGACCTTGGATCCAATTCCATTGTCTTGGACCTCGGCGGTTTTCGAGGCGAGTGGGCCGATGACATTCACGCTCGCTACGGCGCAACCGTCCATGTTTTCGAACCGCACCCACGATTCGCGTCCGAACTGCAGGCCAAGTACGCGGGCCACTCCCACATTCATGTGCACGCGGTCGCACTGAGCAGTTCCGACGGCGAGCTGATTCTGTCCGACACGGGGGATGCGTCGTCCGCCATTCGTGAAGGCGAGAAATCGATCAGCGGTCGTCGAGTCGAAGCAGGTGCCTACCTGCAAAGCATCGGCGTCGAACACGCAGATCTGATGAAGGTGAACATCGAGGGAGGCGAATACGACATCCTGCCTCACCTGGCCAGCCTCGGATGGTTGCCGCGCATCGAAACCATCCAGGTCCAGTTCCATGACTTGAGTGCATCCAGCGACGACGATCGCAACAGCATCCGTCGGGACCTCGCGCAGTCCCACGGCGAAGATTGGTGTTACCCGTTTGTTTGGGAACAGTGGTCCAAGCCCGCCGACGTGATTCAGATGCCCCAACGCGCCGCCTAA
- a CDS encoding ankyrin repeat domain-containing protein → MQNHPPRTRRVPVRSFTFFSVLILGTTAVLSGCESKRLSPEDFPRREREEVLAPQAPEGMATSEDVPLPETSPEDQFREAAMLGDIAGVKRLAGQGVDVSAMDEQQRTAIQMAAFDGHTPVVEWLLSQEVEVDHRDSFGRTALMYASTADNAETVKLLLDAGAAVDLVDSEEHFSPLMFAAAEGQMAVVELLLDAGADPTKKDTDGETAIDFATSNGHTEVVKRLQK, encoded by the coding sequence ATGCAAAACCACCCGCCTCGGACGCGTCGCGTTCCCGTTCGTTCGTTCACGTTCTTCAGCGTCTTGATCCTCGGCACAACCGCCGTGCTTTCGGGGTGCGAGTCCAAACGTCTCTCGCCAGAAGATTTCCCACGACGCGAACGGGAAGAGGTGCTGGCACCCCAAGCGCCCGAGGGCATGGCCACGTCGGAAGATGTGCCGCTGCCCGAGACGTCGCCCGAAGACCAATTTCGCGAAGCCGCGATGCTGGGTGACATCGCAGGCGTGAAACGACTCGCTGGCCAAGGCGTGGACGTCTCAGCCATGGACGAACAGCAACGCACCGCGATTCAGATGGCTGCCTTCGACGGTCACACGCCGGTGGTGGAATGGTTGCTGTCCCAGGAGGTCGAAGTCGACCACCGAGATTCCTTTGGTCGCACGGCGCTGATGTACGCCTCCACCGCCGACAACGCCGAAACGGTCAAGTTGTTGCTCGATGCCGGTGCGGCAGTGGATCTCGTGGACAGCGAAGAACACTTTTCACCGCTGATGTTTGCCGCCGCGGAAGGCCAGATGGCGGTCGTGGAGTTGTTGCTCGACGCCGGCGCCGACCCGACCAAGAAAGACACCGATGGCGAGACAGCGATCGATTTTGCCACCAGCAACGGGCACACCGAAGTCGTCAAACGACTTCAAAAGTGA
- a CDS encoding FmdB family zinc ribbon protein, translating into MPLYEYECKTCDDVVEILVRSQDEEVACPKCSNAELTRVLSVPSAPSMSGGSSSLPMAGGGEACGAPRCCGGGCQM; encoded by the coding sequence ATGCCTCTGTACGAATACGAATGCAAGACGTGTGATGACGTGGTTGAGATTTTGGTTCGATCTCAGGATGAAGAAGTGGCCTGCCCGAAATGCAGCAATGCTGAATTGACGCGTGTCCTCAGCGTCCCCTCGGCTCCCTCGATGAGCGGCGGCAGTTCGAGCTTGCCCATGGCGGGCGGTGGCGAAGCCTGCGGTGCCCCGCGATGTTGCGGCGGCGGTTGCCAAATGTGA